In one window of Cellulophaga sp. HaHa_2_95 DNA:
- a CDS encoding outer membrane beta-barrel family protein, with protein sequence MKTSLKLLWIPFLIFSQNILAQITGTIVDVTNEEPLEYATAAIFSQKDSVLVTGVITSQEGTFIINNISPETYYLEVSFLGYAPEIISNIVITKDNLAHNIGVVGLTLGNQLNEVVIQGERATVIHKIDRQVFDPKKFQNSQGGNAIAMIKNIPSIAVDGLGEISVRGSKGFAILINGKPTQGDASAILAQLPANALQSVELITAPSAKYDPEGKGGIINIITKKGATNGMFTQMNLRGAFPSIQDYDAQEAAQRYGVDATLNKRTDHWNISAGASYQRNDKTGRREGDVFIINQAENKQTFLPSDGERSFDDISYNGRFNVDFTPNTSDSYSVGFYAGKHTVDRLADIDYYDNNAVTPIGSEDRIYTFQYFNHNLRTRKGDFALGSFDYSHVFSNESKFSASLLYEYTFLGGPTVNENLGSIDRSVLFQQEYNTNDNPLKGYRASIDYQWKPFSLGVLETGYQYRDLDHTGEFVYERDGVLVPEFSSDISLQRTLHSGYAQLTGTKGKWDYAGGTRLEAMNRKYSEDLKTAAPKETYTLDFVKLFPSASLQYALSEDSDIKTAYSKRVERTTTLKMNSFAEREHSEVFEQGDNQLKPEFIDLLELGYVKKFDGNTTLNATAYYRHVNNVINRVNTLAYQANGAVLDSILNRVYSNVGKSNALGLEIGAQLQPINNWSTYLGANVYSYAIDGLFTFEHRDGITRDYVVATEATIFSMNLNATYSFWENASLQFTFNYLSQTNTAQGEDSEFYTPNLALKKSFLQGKLNAVVQWQNMDMGLLKSNEQRITTFKTGEFYTTTNYRYEVDMVSLNLSYTFNNNKNKAKFIKSEFGEKEF encoded by the coding sequence ATGAAAACTAGTTTAAAACTGTTGTGGATACCTTTTCTAATATTCTCTCAAAATATTTTAGCTCAAATCACAGGAACAATTGTTGATGTTACCAATGAAGAGCCTTTAGAGTATGCAACTGCAGCAATTTTTTCTCAAAAAGACAGTGTTTTGGTAACGGGGGTAATCACTTCTCAAGAGGGTACTTTTATTATTAATAACATCTCGCCAGAAACTTATTATTTAGAGGTATCGTTTCTAGGGTATGCTCCCGAAATTATTTCCAATATTGTGATTACAAAAGATAATTTGGCTCACAATATTGGAGTTGTAGGTTTGACCCTTGGAAACCAATTAAACGAAGTCGTTATCCAAGGAGAAAGAGCCACTGTTATTCACAAAATAGACCGTCAGGTATTTGACCCTAAGAAATTTCAAAATAGTCAAGGCGGGAATGCTATTGCTATGATTAAAAATATTCCTTCGATCGCAGTAGATGGTCTTGGTGAAATTAGTGTTCGCGGTAGCAAAGGTTTTGCCATTCTTATTAATGGAAAGCCTACCCAAGGTGATGCTTCGGCTATTTTGGCACAACTGCCCGCAAATGCCTTACAATCGGTAGAGTTAATTACCGCGCCTTCCGCAAAGTATGATCCAGAAGGTAAAGGCGGAATCATAAACATTATTACAAAGAAAGGTGCTACGAATGGCATGTTTACACAAATGAATCTTCGAGGAGCGTTTCCTTCTATTCAAGACTATGATGCGCAAGAAGCGGCACAACGCTACGGGGTTGATGCTACTTTAAATAAGCGTACCGATCATTGGAATATTTCTGCCGGCGCTAGTTACCAGCGCAATGATAAAACGGGTAGGAGAGAGGGAGATGTTTTTATCATCAACCAAGCAGAAAATAAGCAAACATTTTTACCCTCAGACGGGGAACGTAGTTTTGATGATATTAGTTATAACGGGCGCTTCAACGTAGATTTTACGCCCAATACATCAGACAGTTATAGTGTAGGCTTTTACGCAGGGAAACATACGGTAGATCGTTTAGCAGATATCGATTATTATGATAATAATGCTGTAACGCCCATAGGTAGTGAGGATAGAATATATACATTTCAATACTTCAATCATAATTTGAGAACACGTAAGGGCGATTTTGCCCTTGGTAGTTTTGATTATTCGCATGTATTCTCTAACGAATCTAAATTTTCTGCTTCCTTATTATATGAATATACATTCCTTGGTGGCCCTACGGTTAATGAAAATTTAGGAAGTATAGACCGTAGTGTATTGTTTCAGCAAGAATACAACACTAATGATAATCCGTTAAAGGGCTACCGAGCATCTATTGATTATCAATGGAAACCCTTTTCTTTAGGGGTTTTAGAAACAGGGTATCAATACAGAGATTTGGACCATACGGGAGAATTTGTTTACGAACGTGACGGTGTATTAGTGCCCGAATTTTCTAGTGATATTAGCTTGCAAAGAACGCTCCACTCAGGATACGCGCAGCTTACAGGAACAAAAGGTAAATGGGATTATGCTGGGGGTACTCGTTTAGAGGCTATGAATAGGAAGTATTCAGAAGATTTAAAGACGGCAGCCCCAAAAGAAACCTATACCTTAGATTTCGTAAAATTATTTCCTTCTGCATCGCTACAATACGCTTTGTCCGAGGATTCTGATATAAAGACCGCCTATAGTAAGCGTGTAGAAAGAACTACGACTTTGAAAATGAATAGTTTTGCAGAACGTGAACATTCTGAAGTTTTTGAACAGGGAGATAATCAGTTGAAACCAGAATTTATAGACTTACTAGAATTGGGGTATGTCAAGAAATTTGATGGCAATACGACCCTCAATGCGACCGCTTACTATAGACACGTGAATAATGTAATTAATAGGGTGAACACCTTAGCTTACCAAGCTAATGGAGCTGTATTAGATAGTATTTTAAATAGGGTGTATTCCAATGTAGGAAAGAGTAATGCCTTAGGTTTAGAAATAGGAGCGCAGCTGCAACCTATAAATAATTGGTCTACTTATTTAGGAGCAAATGTTTACAGCTATGCCATTGATGGTCTGTTTACTTTTGAGCATCGAGATGGTATTACTAGAGATTATGTGGTGGCTACGGAGGCTACTATTTTTTCAATGAACTTAAACGCTACCTATTCTTTTTGGGAAAATGCTTCTTTGCAATTTACCTTCAATTACCTGTCACAAACCAATACGGCTCAAGGAGAAGATTCCGAATTTTACACCCCTAATTTAGCCTTAAAAAAATCTTTCCTACAAGGCAAACTCAACGCTGTAGTGCAATGGCAAAATATGGATATGGGCTTATTAAAATCAAACGAA